In one Inquilinus sp. Marseille-Q2685 genomic region, the following are encoded:
- a CDS encoding calcium-binding protein: MATYTGTEGADTLTGDGDSLYGFRDNLYGLGGNDTLNGGLASDTALGGDSNDTLNGGFQGDLLMGDAGADILQGGSGVDTLMGGEGADIVRAGTGDDIVIIDDPAEGVGDQVDGGLGFDMLMIDYSGRSAGLSFAVTDPVAARTLPSSARIVNIEQYNITGTDFADTLTGGRWTDIFLGGDARDTLRGGGGSDQLDGEAGDDILEGGNGADVLTGGGGADSARGGYGWDYITGGAGADSLYGEAGTDWIYGGDDADLLDGGTGGDTLSGGTGDDRLGGGDGDDDPTGGAGADTISAGGGDDTATGAIGQGADQINGGGGTDRLVVTGLAGNFTAQASNVTGQLADGTRFVGFEAYTISGTAGANTIRGYALDDVLKGLGGNDTLAGRAGDDVLDGGTGIDVLDGADGNDRLIAAGGGADTIRAGAGVDTIELDRSAFTTALTFTVSGAPATLSEGSVISDGEIFLITTGSGNDTLRAGTAQQVDFTGGAGNDILGGGTGDDRLSGGAGNDTIGGGDGDDTIRDAGGTNTINAGNGDDDIQVDVTAAGTNASSIVAGAGNDEIYLGVNGTGVSATFRADGGTGTDYAWIDRNDGTANMTFTLSANAALVNGGVTLLNVERVHIETGSGADRLTGGALDDEFKSFGGNDVLNGLGGDDTLLGGDGADTLLGGDGNDVLWGRDGLSDAFADSLDGGAGDDALHINKGDTAAGGAGNDRIFIDLRDENAGVTFAFTTGTVNVDATTRFSGMESLEFDGSRGNDTVTAGALDDRLEGNGGNDVLRGGAGGDTMFDGSGSDQLFGDAGNDSITRDYSTSGELDRFAGGDGIDTLSFMGDIFLSVILDLADSSKNNGLAKGLTVSGFEIVNGSINDDDIRGAAVAESFSGDAGDDTLDGRAGDDVLEGGAGGDLLTGGAGRDWFVFGADATASGDQITDFTRGTDRIVIERSGFGLDAGYQLSLVTGADPQATGNGPQFLFETNTGRLWFDADGAGNEAEAGLVVTLTGITTLAQSDFLLE; this comes from the coding sequence ATGGCCACCTATACCGGCACCGAAGGCGCCGACACGCTCACCGGCGACGGCGATTCCCTGTACGGCTTTCGCGACAATCTCTACGGCCTCGGCGGCAACGACACGCTCAATGGCGGTCTGGCGTCCGATACCGCACTCGGCGGCGACAGCAACGACACCCTCAACGGCGGATTCCAGGGCGACCTCCTGATGGGGGATGCCGGCGCCGATATCCTGCAGGGCGGCTCCGGCGTCGACACCCTGATGGGCGGCGAAGGCGCCGACATCGTGCGGGCCGGCACCGGCGACGACATCGTCATCATCGACGATCCGGCCGAAGGCGTCGGCGACCAGGTCGACGGCGGCCTCGGCTTCGACATGCTGATGATCGACTATTCCGGCCGCTCGGCGGGGCTGTCCTTCGCCGTGACCGATCCGGTCGCTGCGCGAACGCTGCCGAGCAGCGCCAGGATCGTGAACATCGAACAGTATAACATCACGGGAACGGATTTCGCCGACACGCTGACGGGTGGCCGCTGGACCGACATCTTCCTCGGCGGCGACGCCAGGGACACGCTGCGCGGCGGCGGCGGGTCCGACCAGCTCGACGGCGAGGCGGGCGACGACATCCTGGAAGGCGGCAACGGCGCCGACGTGCTGACGGGCGGAGGGGGCGCCGATTCCGCCCGCGGCGGCTACGGCTGGGACTACATCACGGGGGGTGCCGGGGCCGACAGCCTCTACGGCGAGGCGGGGACCGACTGGATCTATGGCGGCGACGATGCCGACCTGCTCGATGGCGGCACCGGGGGTGATACCCTGTCCGGCGGCACCGGGGACGACAGGCTGGGCGGGGGCGACGGCGATGACGACCCGACGGGCGGCGCCGGCGCCGACACGATCTCGGCCGGCGGCGGGGACGACACGGCGACGGGGGCGATCGGCCAGGGCGCCGACCAGATCAACGGCGGCGGCGGCACCGACCGGCTGGTCGTGACCGGCCTGGCCGGGAACTTCACGGCACAGGCGTCCAACGTGACCGGCCAGCTCGCCGACGGAACACGCTTCGTCGGCTTCGAAGCCTATACGATCAGCGGGACGGCGGGGGCCAACACCATCCGCGGCTATGCCCTGGACGACGTCCTGAAGGGCCTGGGCGGCAACGACACGCTTGCAGGACGGGCCGGCGACGACGTGCTCGACGGCGGGACCGGCATCGACGTCCTCGACGGCGCGGACGGAAACGACCGGCTGATCGCCGCCGGCGGCGGTGCCGACACGATCCGTGCCGGCGCAGGCGTCGACACGATCGAACTGGACCGCAGCGCCTTTACCACGGCGCTGACCTTCACCGTCTCGGGCGCCCCCGCGACCCTGTCCGAGGGCAGCGTGATCTCCGACGGCGAGATCTTCCTGATCACGACCGGATCCGGCAACGATACGCTCAGGGCCGGCACCGCGCAGCAGGTCGACTTCACCGGCGGGGCCGGCAACGATATCCTCGGCGGCGGCACGGGTGACGACAGGCTGTCCGGCGGCGCGGGCAACGACACCATCGGCGGCGGCGACGGCGACGACACCATCCGCGACGCCGGCGGCACCAACACCATCAATGCCGGCAATGGCGACGACGACATCCAGGTCGACGTCACCGCCGCCGGAACCAATGCCAGCAGCATCGTCGCCGGCGCCGGCAACGATGAGATCTATCTCGGCGTCAACGGAACCGGCGTCAGCGCGACGTTCCGGGCCGACGGCGGGACGGGCACGGACTACGCCTGGATCGACCGCAACGACGGCACGGCGAACATGACCTTCACGCTGTCGGCGAATGCGGCCCTGGTCAATGGTGGCGTCACCCTGCTCAACGTCGAGCGTGTTCATATCGAAACGGGCTCGGGCGCCGACCGGCTGACCGGCGGCGCGCTGGACGACGAGTTCAAGAGCTTCGGCGGCAACGATGTCCTGAACGGGCTCGGCGGCGACGACACGCTGCTCGGCGGCGATGGCGCGGACACGCTGCTCGGCGGCGACGGCAACGACGTGCTCTGGGGCCGAGACGGGCTCAGCGACGCTTTCGCCGACTCGCTCGACGGCGGCGCCGGCGACGACGCTTTGCACATCAACAAGGGCGACACCGCCGCCGGCGGCGCCGGGAACGACCGCATCTTCATCGATCTTCGGGACGAGAATGCGGGCGTGACCTTCGCCTTCACCACCGGCACGGTCAACGTGGACGCCACCACCCGCTTCAGCGGCATGGAGTCGCTGGAATTCGACGGCAGCCGGGGCAACGACACGGTCACCGCCGGGGCCTTGGACGATCGGCTCGAGGGCAACGGCGGAAACGACGTGCTCCGCGGCGGCGCCGGCGGCGACACGATGTTCGACGGCTCCGGCAGCGACCAGCTGTTCGGCGATGCCGGCAATGACAGCATCACGCGCGACTACAGCACCAGCGGCGAACTCGACCGCTTTGCCGGAGGCGACGGGATCGACACCTTGTCCTTCATGGGCGACATCTTCCTGTCGGTGATCCTGGACCTGGCCGACAGCAGCAAGAACAACGGCTTGGCCAAGGGGCTGACCGTGTCGGGCTTCGAGATCGTCAACGGCAGCATCAACGACGACGATATCCGCGGCGCCGCGGTCGCGGAGTCGTTCTCGGGCGATGCCGGCGACGACACCCTGGACGGCCGGGCCGGTGACGACGTTCTCGAGGGCGGCGCCGGCGGCGACCTGCTGACCGGCGGCGCCGGCCGTGACTGGTTCGTCTTCGGCGCGGACGCCACCGCCTCGGGCGACCAGATCACCGACTTCACGCGAGGCACCGACCGGATCGTGATCGAGCGGTCGGGCTTCGGGCTCGACGCCGGCTACCAACTGTCGCTGGTCACCGGCGCCGACCCGCAGGCCACCGGCAACGGGCCGCAATTCCTGTTCGAGACCAACACCGGCCGGCTCTGGTTCGACGCCGACGGCGCCGGCAACGAGGCGGAAGCCGGGCTGGTCGTCACCCTGACCGGCATCACCACGCTGGCCCAATCGGATTTCCTGCTGGAATGA